A section of the Solitalea canadensis DSM 3403 genome encodes:
- a CDS encoding S8 family peptidase, with translation MKFYALFKAMLPVLFMACIVSSCKRDDEAIKKNSLQVEKQTNQLQATSIGASEKNDNTGVPISNKYILIASSEISLPTGIDGELSGMGATIDKKLDQVGLTFVSSNDPDFKAKAKKIKGIRSVINDYRARWYDPQKEKTVAAQNLAESHEIGPVADNDFYFPLQWGMLAVDARDAWAKGYTGQGASVAILDTGFDLDHPDLVPNIDLANSANFVPGEVLQYNLPDPFSHGTHVAGIVGAADNAFGVIGVAPQAKLILVKVLNDNGNGDFSWIMQGIIHAADHGANVINMSIGAFIPHHSQTKTPDGVINDTNEIQELLVAMNRATNYAYKKGVTILTSAGNEAVDLNHIADYDHYPSGCSNVISVAATSPVGWANNFATDLDIPTTYTNFGTSGVDLAAPGGDLYSTVTGNCTVGPVGGVPCNVFDLIFSTGNNGWFWAGGTSMASPHAAGVAALIVGKHGGNISPSQVRSILQRSAEEKGKPGKDAFFGFGRVNASQAVDY, from the coding sequence ATGAAATTTTATGCGCTCTTTAAAGCAATGCTGCCGGTGTTATTCATGGCTTGCATTGTAAGCTCGTGTAAACGAGATGATGAAGCTATTAAAAAGAATAGCCTGCAGGTTGAAAAACAAACCAATCAACTACAAGCTACCTCTATAGGAGCCTCTGAAAAAAATGACAACACGGGAGTTCCTATTTCAAACAAGTACATTTTGATTGCAAGTTCAGAAATCAGTCTTCCGACAGGAATTGATGGAGAATTGTCGGGTATGGGAGCCACGATTGATAAGAAACTTGATCAGGTTGGGTTAACATTTGTCTCTTCTAATGATCCTGATTTTAAGGCAAAAGCTAAAAAAATCAAAGGTATACGATCAGTGATAAACGACTACAGAGCCCGATGGTATGATCCGCAAAAGGAAAAAACTGTAGCAGCTCAAAACCTTGCTGAATCCCATGAAATTGGTCCAGTGGCTGATAATGATTTTTACTTTCCGCTTCAATGGGGAATGTTAGCTGTTGATGCAAGAGATGCATGGGCAAAAGGCTATACCGGCCAGGGAGCTTCTGTGGCAATTTTAGATACAGGTTTTGATCTTGACCACCCTGATTTGGTCCCCAATATTGACCTGGCAAACAGCGCCAATTTTGTTCCCGGAGAAGTGTTGCAGTATAACTTACCCGACCCGTTTAGCCACGGCACACACGTTGCAGGTATAGTTGGTGCAGCAGATAATGCATTTGGAGTTATTGGTGTAGCTCCACAGGCAAAACTAATTTTGGTTAAAGTATTAAACGATAATGGTAATGGTGACTTTTCCTGGATCATGCAGGGTATTATTCATGCTGCGGATCATGGAGCTAATGTTATCAATATGAGTATTGGTGCATTTATTCCTCATCATTCTCAAACTAAAACTCCTGATGGAGTAATCAACGATACCAATGAAATCCAAGAATTGTTGGTTGCTATGAACAGGGCTACTAATTATGCCTATAAAAAAGGTGTTACCATTTTAACCTCAGCCGGAAACGAAGCGGTAGATCTAAATCACATCGCAGATTATGACCATTATCCATCGGGATGTAGTAATGTAATTAGTGTAGCCGCCACTTCTCCAGTTGGATGGGCTAATAATTTTGCTACTGATTTGGATATCCCCACAACCTATACAAATTTTGGTACCTCGGGAGTAGATTTAGCTGCTCCAGGTGGAGATTTATATAGCACTGTGACTGGCAACTGTACTGTAGGTCCTGTTGGTGGCGTTCCGTGTAATGTGTTTGACCTTATCTTCAGTACGGGGAATAATGGCTGGTTTTGGGCCGGTGGAACAAGCATGGCTTCTCCTCATGCTGCGGGTGTGGCCGCTTTAATCGTCGGAAAACACGGAGGCAATATTTCGCCGTCTCAAGTTAGAAGTATTCTTCAACGATCAGCAGAAGAAAAAGGTAAACCTGGAAAAGATGCCTTCTTTGGCTTTGGAAGAGTGAATGCTTCTCAGGCAGTAGATTATTAA
- a CDS encoding TonB-dependent receptor codes for MGDNLLKTLATGLFLLIQLSASAQQNGNLKGKVTTVDGKPAEGVTINLKEGKVNTLSNYEGEYQLRVKPGSYTVRVSAVGLSIQEKSITIIGGQTVTLDFVLNENSQQLQEVIVSGNAVNRFNKDASDYVAKMPMKRMENPQVYSSISNQLMEEQLLFSVDDAIKNAPGITKLWEATGRSGDGGSFYSSRGFVLQSQLRNGIAGNVSSKIDAANLERIEVIKGPSATLFGSTLTSYGGLINRVTKKPYDHFGGEVVLSAGSFGFNRLSADVNTPLDKDKNVLFRLNTAYSYEGSFQDNGFIKGFVLAPSLSYKVNDKLSFNVDAEFNNGQNTTNQFFVFAWGANVTDLGASRADQLNLDYRRSYMTEGLNQTSRNTNIFGQMDYKMADNWTSQSNFTFTNSYSDGFSPYFYLLTDAMVSGNPSDVGNHYISRNDQSTANSKDQVIELQQNFIGEFKLGNLKNRFVGGLDVYMRNSDQFFFGSTLDTIPTQGEISGYNNFNAVNMDGLYATRPPDFVFSDIYKTNTYSSYISDVLNITDNLIATAALRLDYFDYKGKYNPKTGVTNGEYDQFALSPKFGVVFQPLKDKVALFANYQNGFTNETGSDFDGNAFKPEQANQIEGGVKLDAFGGKLSSTISYYNIKVKDIIRADTQHSTFSIQDGTQISRGFEAEVITNPIDGLNIVAGFAYNDSKLEKSDSEVEGRRPVAAGSPYLGNLWVSYRLTKGQVKGLGFGVGGNYASDNAIINSVSEGEFVLPAYTVLNATAFYDRPKFRIGVKLDNLTNEQYWIGYSCISPQKTRNLSASLTLKF; via the coding sequence ATGGGAGATAATTTACTCAAAACACTGGCAACAGGTCTGTTTTTATTAATTCAACTTTCTGCATCGGCTCAACAAAACGGTAACTTAAAAGGTAAAGTTACAACAGTAGACGGTAAGCCAGCCGAAGGTGTTACTATTAACCTTAAGGAAGGTAAAGTGAACACGCTTTCAAATTATGAAGGTGAATATCAGTTACGGGTTAAACCGGGCAGTTACACCGTGCGTGTTTCAGCTGTTGGCCTTTCAATACAGGAAAAATCAATCACTATTATTGGTGGGCAAACTGTAACACTTGATTTTGTTTTAAATGAAAACTCCCAACAATTACAAGAGGTTATTGTAAGTGGTAATGCAGTAAATAGGTTTAATAAAGACGCAAGTGATTATGTTGCCAAAATGCCAATGAAGAGGATGGAGAATCCTCAGGTTTATTCGTCCATTTCAAACCAATTAATGGAAGAGCAATTGTTGTTTTCAGTTGATGATGCAATAAAAAATGCCCCGGGTATCACAAAATTATGGGAAGCTACTGGCCGTTCTGGGGATGGTGGGAGCTTTTATTCCTCAAGAGGTTTTGTTTTGCAAAGTCAATTGAGAAATGGTATTGCCGGAAATGTTTCTAGTAAAATTGATGCAGCTAACCTTGAGCGCATAGAAGTAATAAAAGGTCCATCTGCTACATTGTTTGGCAGTACACTAACATCGTATGGCGGTCTAATTAATCGTGTAACGAAGAAACCTTATGATCATTTTGGTGGTGAAGTCGTTCTATCCGCCGGAAGTTTTGGTTTTAACAGATTGTCGGCCGACGTTAACACTCCTTTGGATAAAGATAAAAATGTGCTATTTCGCTTAAATACGGCGTATAGCTATGAAGGCTCTTTCCAGGATAATGGTTTTATAAAGGGTTTCGTTTTGGCTCCTAGCTTATCTTATAAAGTGAATGATAAACTTTCCTTTAATGTAGATGCTGAATTTAACAATGGTCAAAATACAACAAATCAATTCTTCGTTTTTGCTTGGGGAGCTAACGTTACGGATTTGGGTGCGTCAAGAGCTGATCAGCTGAATTTGGATTACCGACGTTCGTACATGACCGAAGGATTAAATCAGACCTCAAGAAACACCAATATCTTTGGACAAATGGATTATAAAATGGCTGATAATTGGACGTCTCAATCCAATTTTACTTTTACAAACAGTTATTCAGATGGTTTTAGTCCCTATTTCTATTTATTGACAGATGCTATGGTTTCCGGAAATCCATCTGATGTTGGCAATCACTATATTTCACGTAACGACCAATCAACAGCTAATAGTAAAGACCAGGTAATCGAATTACAGCAGAACTTTATTGGAGAGTTTAAGTTAGGGAATCTTAAAAATCGATTTGTTGGTGGTTTAGACGTTTATATGCGAAATTCAGATCAATTTTTCTTTGGCAGTACTTTAGATACCATTCCTACTCAGGGTGAAATATCAGGATATAATAATTTTAATGCTGTAAATATGGACGGGTTGTATGCCACCAGACCTCCTGATTTTGTCTTTTCAGATATTTATAAAACAAATACCTATAGCAGTTATATTTCAGATGTATTAAATATTACGGATAACCTGATAGCCACCGCTGCACTTCGCCTTGATTATTTTGATTATAAAGGAAAATACAATCCTAAAACAGGGGTTACCAATGGCGAATACGATCAGTTTGCACTTTCTCCAAAGTTTGGGGTAGTTTTTCAACCTCTAAAAGATAAAGTAGCTCTTTTTGCAAATTATCAAAATGGCTTTACTAATGAAACAGGATCCGATTTTGATGGAAATGCATTTAAACCGGAGCAGGCGAACCAAATTGAAGGAGGTGTTAAACTGGATGCTTTTGGAGGAAAACTAAGCAGTACGATCAGCTACTATAATATTAAAGTTAAAGATATAATCAGAGCTGATACACAACATTCAACTTTCTCTATACAGGATGGAACGCAGATTAGCAGAGGTTTTGAAGCGGAAGTAATTACAAATCCTATTGACGGATTAAATATTGTAGCAGGTTTTGCTTACAATGACTCTAAGTTAGAGAAATCCGATTCTGAGGTGGAAGGTCGGAGACCTGTTGCTGCCGGATCTCCTTATTTAGGCAATTTATGGGTAAGCTATCGCCTAACAAAAGGACAAGTTAAGGGTTTGGGGTTTGGTGTTGGAGGAAATTATGCTAGTGATAACGCTATCATTAACAGCGTTAGTGAGGGTGAATTTGTATTGCCAGCGTATACCGTTTTAAATGCTACAGCATTTTATGATCGTCCAAAATTCAGAATAGGCGTTAAGCTCGATAATTTAACCAACGAACAATATTGGATAGGTTATTCTTGTATAAGTCCACAAAAAACAAGAAACCTGTCGGCCAGTTTAACTTTAAAGTTTTAA
- the lepB gene encoding signal peptidase I, translating to MNIFKRKKVVNNNQPPTLKAIIKDWAGAMLFALVMAFIINTLFIQLYAVPTPSMEKNIMVGDRLVVSKLNFGPRLPMTPIALPLMHNTLPFTENAPVNSYSRLIELNYFRLPGLETIDRGDVVVFNWPESKDASGDYHPVDKKENYVKRCVALPNDVMEIKEGKLYVNHKAAVIHNQDQSSYIVVTDGSAFNSDFLKEIGVRPYNADPAATNDIIMIQENQYYMFLSQTQADAVAKNSIVKFMQEDILPKEKREDNVIQPSTTIWNRDNFGPLTIPAKGVSVKLDLANLPIYKAIIERYEGNSLKTENGLIYINNKKADSYTFKMDYYFMMGDNRHNSLDSRYWGFVPEDHIVGKPLFVFWSSNDRGCFFDGIRWDRLLKKIE from the coding sequence ATGAACATCTTCAAAAGGAAAAAGGTTGTAAATAATAATCAACCTCCTACACTTAAAGCTATCATTAAAGATTGGGCCGGGGCTATGCTATTTGCATTGGTGATGGCATTTATTATAAACACGTTGTTTATACAATTATATGCTGTACCAACACCGTCAATGGAAAAAAACATTATGGTGGGAGACCGGTTAGTTGTGAGCAAGCTGAATTTCGGCCCACGATTACCGATGACTCCAATTGCATTACCACTTATGCATAATACGCTCCCATTTACTGAAAATGCGCCTGTTAATTCTTATAGCAGACTGATTGAATTAAACTATTTCCGTTTGCCTGGATTAGAGACGATCGACCGCGGAGATGTGGTCGTTTTTAACTGGCCTGAAAGCAAAGACGCAAGTGGCGACTATCATCCGGTTGATAAAAAAGAAAACTATGTAAAAAGATGTGTAGCCCTTCCTAATGATGTAATGGAAATAAAAGAAGGAAAACTTTACGTAAACCATAAAGCAGCTGTTATTCATAACCAGGATCAATCAAGTTATATTGTAGTGACTGATGGTTCTGCCTTTAACAGCGATTTCTTGAAAGAGATTGGAGTGAGGCCATACAATGCAGATCCGGCTGCAACAAATGACATAATAATGATTCAGGAAAATCAGTATTATATGTTCTTATCGCAAACACAAGCCGACGCCGTTGCGAAAAATTCAATTGTAAAGTTTATGCAGGAAGATATACTTCCAAAAGAGAAGAGAGAAGATAATGTGATACAACCTTCAACAACCATCTGGAATCGCGACAATTTTGGACCGCTTACCATTCCGGCAAAAGGAGTGAGTGTAAAGCTTGATTTAGCGAATCTTCCCATTTATAAAGCTATTATTGAACGTTATGAAGGAAATTCATTAAAAACAGAAAACGGCCTTATTTATATAAACAATAAAAAAGCTGATTCTTATACCTTTAAAATGGATTATTACTTTATGATGGGCGACAACCGCCATAATTCATTAGACTCTCGCTACTGGGGATTCGTTCCGGAAGATCATATTGTTGGCAAACCATTATTTGTGTTTTGGTCGAGCAATGACAGAGGTTGTTTTTTTGATGGCATACGATGGGATAGATTGCTTAAGAAAATTGAATAA
- the leuB gene encoding 3-isopropylmalate dehydrogenase, with amino-acid sequence MNKKIAVLSGDGIGPEVIAQAIKVLDAVAQKFNHTFEYTNALAGAIAIDKTGNPMPDETLQVCLEADAILFGAIGDPKFDNDPNAKVRPEQGLLKIRKEMGLFCNIRPVTTYDSLISKSPLKEERIKGADLVVYRELTGGIYFGEKGRKNDGVVAFDNCEYSVEEIERISKLAFEAAQTRRKKLTLVDKANVLETSRLWRDVVKKMAPSYADVEVDFLFVDNAAMQMIVKPTQFDVILTENMFGDIISDEASVITGSLGLLASASIGAKTAMFEPCHGSYPQAAGKNIANPAATILSAAMMLDYFKLFEEANLVREAVQDSIDKGLSTVDVNPENPQSTSAVGDLIAAYIAKAAVTV; translated from the coding sequence ATGAATAAAAAAATAGCCGTTCTTTCAGGCGACGGAATAGGACCTGAAGTTATCGCACAAGCAATTAAAGTGCTTGATGCAGTAGCTCAAAAGTTTAATCACACATTTGAATATACCAATGCATTAGCTGGAGCAATTGCAATAGATAAAACTGGCAATCCAATGCCTGATGAAACGCTGCAAGTTTGCTTAGAGGCGGATGCGATTCTGTTTGGTGCTATTGGTGATCCGAAGTTTGATAATGATCCCAATGCCAAGGTTCGACCGGAACAAGGATTATTAAAGATTCGTAAGGAAATGGGCTTATTCTGTAATATTCGTCCAGTAACAACTTATGATTCATTAATTAGTAAATCACCTTTAAAAGAAGAACGTATTAAAGGTGCCGATCTGGTTGTTTACCGCGAGTTAACCGGAGGTATTTATTTCGGCGAAAAAGGAAGAAAGAATGATGGTGTTGTTGCATTTGATAATTGCGAGTATTCAGTTGAAGAAATTGAGCGTATTTCAAAATTAGCTTTTGAAGCTGCACAAACCCGTCGTAAAAAGTTAACTTTAGTCGACAAGGCAAACGTTTTAGAAACCTCACGTTTATGGAGAGATGTTGTTAAGAAAATGGCACCTTCTTATGCAGATGTTGAAGTTGATTTCTTGTTTGTTGATAATGCTGCTATGCAGATGATCGTTAAACCAACTCAGTTTGATGTTATTTTAACTGAAAACATGTTTGGTGATATTATTTCTGATGAAGCCAGTGTAATAACAGGATCGTTAGGATTATTAGCATCTGCTTCTATTGGCGCAAAAACAGCCATGTTCGAACCTTGCCACGGTTCATATCCGCAAGCTGCGGGTAAAAACATTGCAAACCCGGCTGCTACTATATTATCAGCTGCAATGATGCTTGACTACTTCAAGTTATTTGAAGAAGCTAACTTGGTTCGTGAAGCCGTTCAAGATTCAATTGATAAAGGATTATCAACAGTTGATGTAAATCCTGAAAATCCGCAAAGCACCTCTGCTGTAGGTGATCTGATTGCTGCTTATATAGCAAAAGCGGCAGTTACTGTATAA
- a CDS encoding 2-isopropylmalate synthase gives MSGRKIQIFDTTLRDGEQVPGCKLNTPEKVEIARKLERLGVDVIEAGFPISSPGDFKSVVEIAKAVTDPIVCGLSRAVEKDIETAAEALKYAKRPRIHTGIGTSDSHIKHKFNATREQIIERAVAAVKYAKSFVEDVEFYAEDAGRTDNEYLARVCEAVVAAGATVLNIPDTTGYCLPHEYGAKIKYLYENVKGIDTKAILSTHCHNDLGLATANSIEGVINGAGQIECTINGIGERAGNTSLEEVVMIMRQHPYLNLITGIDCKMLYPISQLVSEKMQMFVQPNKAIVGANAFAHSSGIHQDGVIKNRETYEIIDPADVGVDQSLIVLTARSGRAALAYRAHKIGYTLTKDALDEVYGQFLIVADHKKEIHDTDIHELMRNVNIELSA, from the coding sequence ATGTCAGGAAGAAAGATTCAGATATTCGACACAACCTTACGCGACGGTGAACAAGTACCGGGTTGCAAGTTAAATACCCCGGAAAAAGTGGAGATCGCACGTAAGCTTGAACGCTTAGGCGTTGACGTGATCGAAGCCGGTTTTCCTATCTCTAGTCCAGGAGATTTTAAATCGGTGGTGGAGATCGCAAAAGCCGTCACCGACCCAATTGTTTGCGGTTTGTCACGTGCTGTAGAAAAAGATATTGAAACAGCCGCTGAAGCTCTCAAATATGCTAAACGTCCTCGCATCCACACTGGAATTGGCACTTCAGATTCTCACATTAAACATAAATTTAACGCTACCCGCGAACAAATTATTGAGCGCGCTGTAGCTGCCGTAAAATACGCAAAAAGTTTCGTAGAAGATGTTGAGTTTTATGCTGAAGATGCAGGTCGTACCGATAATGAATACTTGGCCCGCGTATGTGAGGCTGTAGTGGCCGCAGGCGCAACAGTATTAAATATTCCTGATACAACAGGTTATTGCCTTCCGCATGAATATGGCGCTAAAATCAAATACTTGTACGAAAATGTAAAAGGCATTGATACCAAAGCAATCCTTTCAACTCATTGTCATAATGATTTAGGATTGGCAACTGCCAATTCAATTGAAGGGGTTATTAATGGTGCCGGACAAATTGAATGTACCATTAATGGAATTGGTGAACGCGCCGGAAACACTTCATTGGAGGAAGTGGTGATGATTATGCGTCAGCATCCTTACTTAAACCTGATTACTGGTATCGATTGCAAAATGTTGTATCCGATTAGTCAGTTAGTTTCTGAGAAAATGCAGATGTTTGTGCAGCCTAACAAAGCGATTGTTGGAGCTAATGCATTTGCCCACTCATCAGGTATACACCAGGATGGCGTGATTAAAAACCGTGAAACGTATGAAATCATTGATCCTGCAGATGTTGGTGTAGATCAATCGTTGATCGTTCTTACAGCTCGTAGCGGTCGTGCAGCTTTAGCCTATCGTGCTCACAAAATTGGTTATACGTTAACCAAAGATGCACTGGATGAAGTTTATGGTCAATTCTTAATTGTGGCTGACCACAAGAAGGAAATTCATGATACCGATATTCATGAATTAATGCGTAATGTAAACATTGAACTTTCTGCTTAA
- the leuD gene encoding 3-isopropylmalate dehydratase small subunit, translated as MKKDFIKLTSTAVPLPIENIDTDQIIPARFLKATSRDGFGENLFRDWRFDNAGQPKADFVLNNKRYSGQILVGGRNFGCGSSREHAAWAIYDAGFRVVVSSFFADIFKGNALNNFLLPVQVSEEFLQEILSATIDNPATELAIDLATQTIELVGAGKSENFAIDGYKKMCLLNGFDDIDYLLSLKDKIEAYEERAIKF; from the coding sequence ATGAAAAAAGACTTTATAAAATTAACATCGACAGCGGTTCCGTTGCCGATAGAAAATATAGATACCGACCAGATTATTCCCGCGCGCTTTTTAAAGGCCACAAGTCGCGATGGTTTTGGTGAGAATTTGTTCCGCGATTGGCGTTTTGACAATGCCGGTCAGCCTAAAGCAGATTTTGTTTTAAATAATAAGCGTTACAGTGGACAAATATTAGTAGGAGGCAGAAACTTTGGTTGTGGATCGAGCCGTGAGCACGCTGCATGGGCAATTTATGACGCGGGGTTCAGAGTAGTTGTATCAAGCTTCTTCGCTGATATTTTTAAAGGTAATGCATTAAATAACTTCTTATTGCCGGTTCAGGTTTCTGAAGAGTTCTTGCAAGAGATTCTATCAGCAACTATTGACAACCCTGCTACTGAGTTAGCGATTGACCTTGCAACACAAACAATTGAATTAGTGGGTGCTGGTAAGTCTGAGAATTTCGCTATTGATGGATACAAAAAAATGTGCCTGTTAAACGGTTTTGACGACATTGATTATTTATTAAGTCTGAAGGATAAAATCGAGGCATACGAAGAACGAGCCATCAAATTCTAA
- a CDS encoding galactokinase — MENNLSLEFEKVFNHSAQYHFFCPGRVNLIGEHIDYNGGKVMPCAITLGTHLLVTPNNENVFRFKSLNFNEAAEIKVNGSYSKQGKDWYNYPLGVINFLGNSQSKQGYDLLYYGNIPTGSGLSSSASIEVLTAFAFNELYNTGISKLDLVKIAKRAENEFIGVNCGIMDQFAVAFGEKNKALVLDCDTVEYEAIPCDLGEYTLAIINTNKPRKLAESKYNERFTECRTALAELQKELKIQHLCDLNAVQLDANLDLIKNFTIAKRAKHVVSENERVKESVAALSNGDLTTFGKLMYGSHDSLKNLYEVTGLELDTIVDYCKTDSNVIGARMTGAGFGGCAIALVKTNKFEDFANRLSAYYQEKVGYDCSVFKSTIGDGVRIAN, encoded by the coding sequence ATGGAGAACAATCTATCCTTGGAATTTGAAAAAGTTTTTAATCATAGCGCTCAGTATCATTTCTTTTGTCCGGGCAGAGTAAATCTTATTGGTGAACACATTGATTATAACGGCGGCAAAGTAATGCCATGTGCCATCACATTAGGAACACATCTATTAGTGACTCCTAACAATGAAAATGTGTTCCGGTTTAAAAGTCTGAACTTTAATGAAGCTGCTGAGATTAAGGTTAATGGTTCCTATTCGAAACAAGGTAAGGATTGGTATAATTATCCGTTGGGCGTAATTAATTTCCTTGGAAATTCTCAAAGCAAACAAGGTTACGACCTTTTGTACTACGGCAACATTCCAACCGGATCTGGCCTCTCATCATCCGCATCAATTGAAGTGCTGACAGCCTTTGCTTTCAATGAGCTTTATAATACCGGAATTAGTAAACTCGACCTTGTAAAAATTGCCAAACGAGCCGAAAACGAATTTATAGGTGTAAACTGTGGAATAATGGATCAGTTTGCGGTGGCTTTCGGAGAAAAAAACAAGGCGTTAGTTTTAGATTGTGACACGGTCGAGTATGAAGCCATTCCTTGTGACCTGGGGGAATATACATTAGCGATCATCAATACTAACAAACCCAGAAAATTAGCCGAATCAAAATACAATGAGCGTTTCACTGAATGCAGAACAGCATTAGCTGAACTTCAAAAAGAATTGAAAATACAACACCTGTGTGATCTTAACGCTGTTCAACTCGACGCTAATCTTGATTTAATTAAGAACTTTACGATTGCTAAAAGAGCAAAACATGTGGTTTCCGAGAATGAGCGTGTAAAAGAATCGGTAGCGGCTTTAAGTAACGGTGATTTAACCACATTTGGCAAGCTTATGTATGGTTCTCATGATTCTTTAAAAAACCTTTACGAAGTAACCGGTCTTGAATTAGACACTATTGTTGATTATTGCAAAACTGATTCAAACGTCATCGGAGCACGAATGACAGGTGCAGGATTCGGAGGTTGTGCCATCGCTTTGGTTAAAACCAACAAATTTGAAGACTTTGCCAATCGTCTTTCCGCTTATTACCAGGAAAAGGTTGGGTATGATTGTTCTGTTTTCAAAAGCACTATTGGAGATGGGGTTAGAATAGCTAATTAG
- the leuC gene encoding 3-isopropylmalate dehydratase large subunit — translation MGKTLFDKVWDAHVVTTAEGGIDVLYIDKHLIHEVTSPQAFSELENRGINLFRPTKMVATADHNVPTIDQHLPIKDDLSRFQVNKLTENCNKFGVELYGLGHKYQGIVHVIGPELGITQPGMTIVCGDSHTSTHGAFGSIAFGIGTSQVAMVMASQCLLQAKPKKMRINVNGKLPKGTLPKDVVLYIIAKLSANGGTGYFVEFAGNVFREMSMEGRMTVCNMSIEMGARGGMIAPDDTTVEYVRGKEFAPKGEAFEKAAAYWKSLATDADAIFDAEYSYNAEDIEAMITYGTNPGMGIKVTDSIPVEDAFSGKESFSKALDYMGLQAGEQMIGKQVNYVFIGSCTNSRIEDLRIAAQVVKGHKKAANVHAFIVPGSKQVEAQAKAEGLDKIFEEAGFQLREPGCSACLAMNDDKIPAGEYCVSTSNRNFEGRQGPGARTFLASPLVAAITALEGKIADVKAYC, via the coding sequence ATGGGGAAAACCTTATTTGACAAAGTTTGGGATGCACACGTTGTAACAACTGCCGAAGGCGGAATTGACGTGCTGTATATCGACAAGCATTTGATTCACGAAGTTACTAGTCCACAAGCTTTCTCCGAATTGGAGAATCGTGGAATTAATTTATTCCGTCCTACTAAAATGGTAGCCACTGCGGATCATAACGTTCCTACGATTGATCAGCACCTGCCAATTAAAGATGATCTTTCAAGATTCCAGGTAAATAAATTAACAGAGAACTGTAATAAGTTTGGTGTTGAACTTTATGGCCTTGGACATAAATACCAGGGAATCGTACACGTAATTGGTCCTGAGTTGGGTATTACACAACCGGGCATGACGATTGTGTGTGGTGATAGTCATACGTCAACTCATGGTGCTTTTGGTTCGATTGCGTTTGGTATTGGTACCAGTCAGGTTGCCATGGTGATGGCGAGTCAATGCTTGCTTCAGGCAAAACCTAAAAAAATGCGGATCAATGTTAATGGTAAACTTCCAAAGGGAACGCTACCGAAAGATGTTGTGCTATATATTATTGCAAAATTAAGTGCTAACGGAGGTACAGGCTATTTCGTAGAGTTCGCAGGAAACGTATTTCGTGAAATGTCGATGGAAGGCCGTATGACCGTGTGTAATATGAGCATTGAGATGGGTGCACGAGGAGGAATGATTGCTCCTGATGATACTACTGTTGAATATGTTCGTGGTAAGGAGTTCGCTCCAAAAGGCGAGGCTTTTGAAAAAGCAGCGGCTTATTGGAAATCATTAGCAACGGATGCTGACGCAATTTTTGATGCAGAGTACTCTTACAATGCTGAAGATATTGAAGCGATGATCACTTATGGTACTAATCCGGGCATGGGTATTAAAGTTACTGATTCGATTCCGGTTGAAGATGCGTTTTCAGGTAAGGAGAGTTTCAGTAAGGCTTTAGATTATATGGGATTGCAAGCTGGAGAGCAAATGATCGGTAAACAAGTGAATTATGTGTTTATCGGTAGCTGTACTAACTCACGTATAGAAGATTTGCGTATTGCAGCACAAGTAGTAAAAGGTCATAAAAAAGCGGCTAATGTTCATGCCTTTATTGTTCCTGGCTCAAAGCAAGTGGAAGCACAAGCTAAAGCAGAGGGATTAGATAAGATTTTTGAAGAAGCAGGTTTCCAATTAAGAGAGCCTGGTTGTTCAGCTTGCCTAGCAATGAATGACGATAAAATTCCTGCTGGTGAATATTGTGTTTCTACGTCAAACAGAAACTTTGAAGGCCGTCAGGGACCAGGTGCTCGTACCTTCCTTGCAAGTCCGTTAGTTGCGGCAATTACTGCTCTTGAAGGTAAAATTGCAGATGTGAAAGCGTATTGTTAG